GGTGCGCCCGCCTTCCTCCTAGGACGTCACGGGGGGCGGAGTCCTTCGTCACAGCGCGAAGCACCCGGGTTCTTTATAATTCCCCCGCTTGCGGAGAATACGGTGAAGTCCTCATACAACGGCTACCCGGTTCCTACGGACGGCGCGCCTATCGGCTACAGCGACGGCCGCTTCCAGATCCCCGACAACCCCATCCTGCCCTACATCGAGGGCGACGGGACAGGCCGCGACATCTGGAAGGCCTCGCGGCGCGTCTTCGATGCCGCCGTGGAGAAAGCCTACAAGGGCAAGCGGCGCGTGGCCTGGTACGAGGTTTTTGCCGGGGAGAAGGCGTTTTCCAAGTTCAAGAGCTGGCTGCCGGACGACACCGTCGAGGCCATGCGCGACCTTCGCGTCGCCATCAAGGGCCCGCTGACCACGCCGGTGGGCGGCGGCATCCGCTCGCTCAACGTCGCGCTGCGGCAGATCCTCGACCTCTACGCCTGCGTCCGCCCGGTGAAGTACTACCAGGGCGTGCCTTCGCCGGTGAAGCACCCGGAGCGCATGAACGTGGTCATCTTCCGCGAGAACACGGAGGACGTGTACGCCGGGATCGAGTGGAAAGAGGGAACGCCCGAGTGTAAGAAGCTTATCGACTTCCTGAACAACGTGATGCTGAAGGACAGCAAGAAGCGGGTGCGTGAGGACTCGGGCGTGGGCATCAAGCCGATCTCCGTCACCGGGACCAAGCGCCTGGTGCGCATGGCGCTGCGCTATGCCATCGCCAAGCAGAAGCGCGCGGTCACGCTGGTTCACAAAGGCAACATCCAGAAGTTCACCGAGGGCGCCTTTCGCGAGTGGGGATACCAGGTGGCGGTGGAGGAGTTCCGTGAGCAGACGGTCACCGAGCGCGAGAGCTGGATCCTGGACAACAAAGACAAGAACCCGGCGCTTACCGTGGAGCAGAACGCGGCGCTGATCGAGCCGGGCCTGGAGTTCACCGCGGAAGACTTCCGCAAGGGGATCTACGCCGAGGTCCAGGCAGTGCTCGATGCCATCGGGAAGACCCACGGGCAGGGGGCGTGGAAGAAGAAGATCATGGTGAACGACCGCATCGCCGATTCCGTCTTCCAGCAGGTAGTGACGCGCGCCGACGAGTACCAGGTGCTGGCCACGCCTAACCT
Above is a genomic segment from Terriglobales bacterium containing:
- a CDS encoding NADP-dependent isocitrate dehydrogenase, translating into MKSSYNGYPVPTDGAPIGYSDGRFQIPDNPILPYIEGDGTGRDIWKASRRVFDAAVEKAYKGKRRVAWYEVFAGEKAFSKFKSWLPDDTVEAMRDLRVAIKGPLTTPVGGGIRSLNVALRQILDLYACVRPVKYYQGVPSPVKHPERMNVVIFRENTEDVYAGIEWKEGTPECKKLIDFLNNVMLKDSKKRVREDSGVGIKPISVTGTKRLVRMALRYAIAKQKRAVTLVHKGNIQKFTEGAFREWGYQVAVEEFREQTVTERESWILDNKDKNPALTVEQNAALIEPGLEFTAEDFRKGIYAEVQAVLDAIGKTHGQGAWKKKIMVNDRIADSVFQQVVTRADEYQVLATPNLNGDYISDACAAQVGGLGIAPGANIGDQHAIFEATHGTAPKYADKDVINPGSVILSGMMMFDFLGWAEAARLIESALERTIQQKKVTYDFERLMEGATKVKTSEFADCIIGNMDKVKVAGD